The following proteins come from a genomic window of Candidatus Thiodiazotropha sp. CDECU1:
- a CDS encoding GlsB/YeaQ/YmgE family stress response membrane protein, protein MSALIFLLLGLVAGWLAGLIMKGRSFGLLANLTFGVLGALIGGYLFEFFTIDNSGVIGSLITATAGAILVLAIAGLINSH, encoded by the coding sequence GTGAGTGCGCTGATTTTTCTTTTACTTGGTCTTGTTGCCGGCTGGTTGGCCGGACTGATCATGAAAGGCCGTAGCTTTGGCTTGCTGGCTAACCTGACGTTCGGGGTTCTGGGGGCGTTAATCGGGGGTTATCTTTTTGAATTTTTTACCATCGACAACAGTGGGGTGATTGGGTCATTGATCACTGCAACGGCAGGCGCGATACTGGTCCTGGCCATCGCCGGGCTGATCAACAGTCACTGA
- a CDS encoding FecR family protein, which yields MTKFNIPLLLFLLIALTSQTWAEDWAYRIHEGENLTLVAERFLKSEFTPDQLQIYNGIANDREIPIGTEIRVPIDWLKEVLAGVKVNYVLGDASLQRMGESNTTRLVADTMLNAGDRIITGAGSSVSLKFADNSTLLIDEESEVVFDALSSFHGMGMLDTRIRLQRGRIENRIKPLRKPEFRYEIHTPAAVTVVRGTDFRVFSDAEDELTRSEVTEGGVNITAAGETVKVEQGEGSLIEKGKTPSAPRKLLAKPDLTGMTLNATADGVDTEWPQLAGATAYRYQLINTERRVVAVGTTGSNRVRLPSLAAGDYQITVRGIDDLGFEGFDAQHDFTLQPVTPIPKQAEPSGLEKPTLAQPQFSGYGIHLHWTQVVGAWAYRLYLARDAELKDVIFTRLSEDTGFVLQPLPPGRYFIGVEALSAINDERSRSNIYQIGMPAWR from the coding sequence ATGACTAAATTCAACATACCCCTTTTGCTCTTCCTTTTGATTGCGCTAACCAGCCAAACCTGGGCAGAGGATTGGGCCTATCGAATCCACGAGGGAGAGAATCTGACCCTGGTCGCGGAACGTTTCCTCAAATCGGAATTCACCCCCGATCAATTGCAAATCTACAACGGCATTGCCAATGACAGGGAGATCCCCATTGGCACTGAGATCCGTGTGCCCATCGACTGGTTGAAAGAGGTGCTTGCAGGTGTAAAGGTCAACTATGTCCTGGGGGATGCCTCGCTACAGCGGATGGGAGAGAGTAATACAACCAGGCTTGTTGCGGACACCATGCTGAATGCGGGTGATAGGATTATCACCGGTGCCGGTTCATCGGTGTCATTGAAATTCGCAGATAATTCCACCCTGCTGATCGATGAAGAGAGTGAGGTGGTATTCGATGCCCTCTCATCTTTCCATGGTATGGGTATGTTGGATACGCGGATTCGCCTGCAAAGGGGGCGCATTGAAAATCGCATTAAACCCCTTAGAAAACCGGAATTTCGATATGAAATCCACACCCCGGCCGCAGTCACGGTGGTAAGGGGTACGGATTTTCGTGTCTTTTCCGACGCTGAGGATGAACTGACCCGAAGCGAAGTGACGGAGGGGGGGGTGAACATTACCGCCGCTGGTGAAACAGTGAAGGTTGAACAAGGCGAGGGGAGCCTGATTGAAAAGGGCAAAACCCCTTCTGCGCCGCGTAAACTGTTGGCAAAACCTGATTTGACTGGAATGACCCTCAACGCCACAGCAGATGGTGTGGATACCGAATGGCCGCAACTTGCCGGGGCGACAGCGTATCGCTATCAGCTCATAAACACTGAACGGCGAGTGGTCGCGGTTGGAACCACCGGTAGCAATCGGGTGAGGTTGCCGTCACTGGCTGCGGGTGATTATCAAATCACTGTCAGAGGGATTGATGATCTAGGGTTTGAGGGTTTCGATGCCCAGCATGATTTTACCCTGCAGCCGGTAACGCCAATTCCAAAACAGGCGGAACCTTCTGGACTGGAAAAGCCGACACTCGCTCAACCGCAGTTCAGTGGGTATGGTATTCATCTACACTGGACCCAGGTGGTTGGCGCTTGGGCGTATAGATTGTATCTTGCCAGGGATGCCGAGCTTAAGGATGTGATATTCACAAGGTTATCCGAAGATACCGGATTTGTTTTGCAACCCCTGCCCCCTGGGCGCTACTTTATCGGTGTTGAGGCACTATCTGCGATTAATGATGAGCGTTCCCGATCCAATATCTACCAAATCGGTATGCCTGCTTGGCGATAG
- a CDS encoding CHASE2 domain-containing protein — MTRSKRFSERTRSALIMLLLTGLLAASNWLWRWDLLLYDLQLGFISRPAAEDIIIVAVDEKSLEALGRWPWSREVHAKLVDRLTQAGAKAIILDILFAEPDRNDPESDNQLIQSIAASERVFMPVILEEHRQGGMLVESMPIPALSNVAAGLGHVHMDLDADGIARGVFLYEGLGQAYWPHLMLAVLSWLEPGEVGMRSAPTSRQAPNIHTINRHTHRLIPFYGPAGHYHRYSYSQVLEGDFLPNLFRDKIVVVGVTATGIGDALPTPVSGYGVPMPGVEINANILQSLRQDQAITPIAYLPHLLGSALIVVLPFVLYPYFPTRAAPLVSLILVVVFFLFTIALLRWAEFWFPPSAALLGLLLSYPLWSWRRLDQAVRYLNEQLERMQSEQRLLPVEQPPSDITTAMEFLARLMPLQGWVLYDVDSGKQMLQSGSALGPPLESLTKGRWQRSGAELWTEIQRPESAWQLGLVWPRNEVPVGHSMKLVDEFALQFSLEPEANQDGVLERVELRMQQMKETNARLQRFRHLISNAVGQMDDGLMVINGLGQVVMSNPRASFYLGHPSDQELLGEDAYHLLSVLEIQGAETWQEVFTKVLLHKEPVRFEAVRSPDTELFVQLKTLQEVDAEFPGLIVNLSYIGTLKRSERTRAKMLNFLSHDIRSPITSLLSLTQSKQLLDGNGKEMAEQIQPLARRSLKLADNFLRLARAEVVETASFTDTNFVEVAHNAADEVYVQAKAKQVKLLRQFNEDEIWLRGDLGLLERALVNLLENAIKFSPSESQVTMTLSIKHSRLICEIEDQGPGIPEHQLNDIFMPFMQADSNQIMRKKGVGLGLSFVKVVAEKHHGSVTADNIGKGGAVFTLNLPCEENPAT, encoded by the coding sequence GTGACGCGATCCAAAAGATTCTCAGAGCGTACGCGCAGTGCCTTGATAATGTTGCTGTTGACCGGTTTATTGGCGGCCAGCAATTGGCTGTGGCGCTGGGATCTGCTGCTCTATGATCTACAGTTGGGATTCATTTCCAGGCCAGCTGCAGAGGATATCATCATTGTTGCTGTGGATGAGAAGAGCCTGGAAGCCTTGGGACGATGGCCCTGGTCGCGCGAGGTCCATGCGAAACTTGTGGATAGACTCACCCAGGCGGGGGCTAAGGCCATTATCCTGGATATCTTGTTCGCTGAACCCGATCGAAATGATCCTGAATCGGATAATCAATTGATCCAGTCTATCGCCGCCAGTGAACGGGTGTTTATGCCGGTTATCCTTGAGGAGCATCGACAGGGTGGGATGCTGGTGGAGTCTATGCCTATACCCGCGCTGTCGAATGTGGCGGCAGGTTTAGGGCATGTGCATATGGACCTGGATGCCGACGGGATCGCCCGTGGTGTATTTCTCTATGAGGGGTTGGGGCAGGCCTATTGGCCGCACCTGATGCTGGCGGTGCTGAGCTGGCTCGAACCTGGTGAGGTGGGAATGCGCTCCGCGCCCACCAGTCGGCAGGCACCGAATATCCATACAATCAATCGTCATACCCATCGTCTTATCCCTTTCTATGGCCCCGCGGGTCACTATCATCGCTACAGCTACAGCCAGGTACTGGAGGGTGATTTTCTACCCAATCTTTTCCGTGACAAGATTGTAGTGGTTGGTGTCACGGCAACCGGGATTGGCGACGCCTTGCCCACCCCGGTATCCGGCTATGGGGTGCCGATGCCCGGCGTGGAGATTAATGCCAATATTCTGCAGAGCCTGAGGCAGGATCAGGCAATTACACCCATTGCCTATCTGCCTCATTTACTGGGTAGTGCCCTGATCGTGGTCCTTCCCTTTGTGCTCTATCCCTATTTTCCTACCCGCGCAGCACCCCTCGTGTCGCTGATACTGGTGGTTGTATTTTTTCTATTTACCATAGCGCTGCTGCGCTGGGCCGAGTTTTGGTTTCCACCCTCTGCCGCCTTGTTGGGACTATTGTTGAGCTATCCCTTGTGGAGTTGGCGACGCCTGGATCAGGCAGTACGTTACTTGAACGAACAGCTTGAACGCATGCAGAGTGAGCAGCGTTTGTTGCCGGTGGAACAACCACCCAGTGATATCACCACCGCCATGGAATTCCTTGCCAGGCTGATGCCGCTTCAGGGTTGGGTACTCTATGACGTCGATAGTGGCAAACAAATGCTGCAGTCTGGCTCAGCGCTGGGACCGCCATTGGAATCCCTGACAAAAGGGAGATGGCAGCGATCTGGAGCGGAGCTGTGGACTGAGATTCAGCGACCCGAGTCAGCCTGGCAGTTGGGGTTGGTGTGGCCGAGAAATGAGGTGCCTGTGGGCCACTCGATGAAGCTGGTGGATGAGTTCGCTCTGCAATTTTCCCTTGAACCTGAAGCCAATCAGGATGGTGTGCTGGAGCGAGTGGAATTGCGCATGCAGCAGATGAAGGAGACCAATGCCCGCCTGCAGCGCTTCCGTCATCTGATCAGTAATGCGGTGGGACAGATGGATGACGGGCTGATGGTCATCAATGGCCTGGGGCAGGTAGTGATGTCCAATCCTCGAGCCTCCTTCTATCTTGGTCACCCATCTGACCAGGAACTGCTGGGCGAGGATGCCTATCATCTGCTGAGTGTCTTGGAAATTCAGGGTGCTGAGACATGGCAAGAGGTATTCACCAAGGTTTTGCTGCATAAGGAGCCGGTGCGTTTTGAGGCCGTACGTTCCCCCGATACCGAACTGTTTGTGCAGTTGAAAACCCTACAGGAAGTGGATGCGGAGTTTCCCGGTTTGATAGTCAATCTCTCCTACATCGGGACCTTGAAACGATCTGAACGCACTCGTGCCAAGATGCTGAATTTCCTGTCCCACGATATACGCTCTCCAATCACCTCTCTGCTCTCATTGACCCAGTCCAAACAGCTGTTGGATGGGAATGGAAAAGAGATGGCTGAACAGATTCAGCCATTGGCCCGCCGATCCCTCAAACTGGCGGACAATTTTTTACGCCTGGCGCGGGCCGAGGTTGTAGAGACCGCTTCATTTACCGATACCAATTTCGTTGAGGTGGCACATAACGCAGCGGACGAGGTCTATGTTCAGGCCAAGGCGAAACAGGTAAAACTGCTGCGTCAGTTCAATGAGGATGAAATATGGTTGCGGGGAGACTTGGGCTTACTGGAGCGGGCATTGGTTAACTTGCTGGAAAATGCGATTAAATTCTCCCCGTCTGAGAGCCAGGTCACTATGACCCTCTCTATCAAACATTCCCGACTTATATGTGAAATCGAGGATCAGGGCCCAGGCATTCCGGAACACCAGTTAAATGACATATTCATGCCCTTTATGCAGGCTGATTCGAATCAAATAATGCGTAAAAAGGGGGTTGGCTTGGGTCTGAGTTTTGTCAAGGTAGTGGCAGAGAAGCATCATGGCTCGGTAACGGCTGACAACATCGGGAAAGGTGGTGCGGTCTTTACCCTGAATCTTCCATGCGAGGAGAATCCTGCCACATGA
- a CDS encoding TusE/DsrC/DsvC family sulfur relay protein — protein MSTAIPDRDGDGYLTDMNAWTPDVARAMAEADEYDLTDEKWDHILKAREYYDEFNVVPPIRKFSKYLGADKKAMFELWLTGPMKPITKYGGLPKPTGCV, from the coding sequence ATGAGTACAGCTATTCCTGATCGTGACGGAGATGGTTATCTCACCGATATGAACGCATGGACCCCGGACGTGGCCAGAGCCATGGCGGAAGCCGACGAATATGATCTCACCGATGAGAAATGGGATCATATCCTGAAAGCCAGGGAGTATTATGATGAGTTCAATGTGGTGCCACCAATCCGCAAGTTCTCCAAATATCTTGGCGCCGACAAAAAGGCCATGTTCGAACTCTGGCTGACGGGACCGATGAAGCCGATTACAAAATATGGTGGATTGCCTAAACCCACCGGTTGCGTCTAA
- a CDS encoding OmpA family protein, with protein MKCITMALALTPVLISSNALAEKGLAYDSINSVWRTGYGECWTTSYRDKSPAETGCFGAPMAEMAQAEGDADNDGVVDSKDQCPGTAAGVKVDAKGCALDSDGDGVADSSDKCPDTPAGVKVDASGCELDSDGDGVADSKDDCPNTPAGATVTDSGCAVQIVLQNVLFELNSDRISNQYTPTLNRIADSLKARADVKSIEVIGHTDSTGAAAYNQTLSERRAKAVADYLVTQGVSGALLSTKGMGESSPIADNTTAAGRAQNRRVELKLD; from the coding sequence ATGAAATGTATAACCATGGCCCTGGCTTTGACGCCAGTACTCATCAGCAGCAATGCATTGGCTGAGAAGGGGCTTGCCTACGATAGTATCAATTCGGTTTGGCGTACCGGCTATGGTGAGTGCTGGACCACCTCCTATCGCGACAAGTCACCGGCTGAAACCGGTTGTTTCGGTGCGCCGATGGCTGAAATGGCGCAGGCTGAAGGCGATGCCGACAATGATGGGGTAGTCGATAGCAAGGATCAGTGCCCAGGTACGGCTGCCGGTGTAAAGGTCGACGCCAAAGGATGCGCCCTCGACAGTGATGGTGACGGTGTGGCTGACAGCAGTGACAAGTGTCCGGATACCCCTGCCGGTGTGAAGGTTGATGCCAGTGGTTGTGAGCTGGATAGCGATGGTGATGGTGTCGCAGATAGTAAGGATGATTGCCCGAATACCCCCGCTGGTGCCACAGTGACTGATTCCGGGTGTGCGGTGCAGATCGTGTTGCAGAATGTCCTTTTTGAGCTCAATAGCGACAGAATCAGTAACCAGTACACGCCTACATTGAATCGTATTGCGGATTCCCTCAAGGCGCGTGCCGACGTTAAATCGATTGAGGTTATTGGTCACACCGACTCCACAGGTGCCGCAGCCTATAACCAGACGCTCTCCGAGCGACGCGCGAAAGCTGTGGCGGACTATCTGGTCACCCAGGGAGTGAGTGGGGCGCTCTTAAGCACAAAGGGAATGGGTGAGTCCTCTCCCATTGCTGATAATACAACCGCTGCAGGTCGTGCGCAGAATAGGCGCGTAGAGTTGAAGTTAGACTAG
- a CDS encoding response regulator transcription factor, whose translation MRIAYLEDDKVQSAVMKEWLEAEGYVCRAFDNADAFMRELRHETYDLLIMDWELPEKSGVEVLSWLRGDREWDLPVFFITHRDGESDIIEALEKGADDYLAKPVNREIMLARIRALVRRHSGRRDHIEVSGFTLQKENKTLTLNGEPVEMTEKEFQLAWMLFTNIGRLLSRDHLLESIWGFGPGLMTRTVDTHISRLRRKLGLTPENGWRLKAVYHQGYRLENLEEHQ comes from the coding sequence ATGCGAATAGCCTATTTGGAAGATGATAAAGTGCAATCTGCAGTGATGAAGGAGTGGCTGGAGGCTGAAGGTTACGTCTGCAGGGCTTTTGACAATGCAGATGCCTTTATGCGTGAGTTGCGCCATGAGACCTATGATCTGTTAATCATGGATTGGGAGTTGCCGGAAAAAAGCGGTGTAGAGGTGCTCTCCTGGTTGCGCGGTGATCGGGAGTGGGATCTTCCGGTGTTTTTTATCACCCATAGGGATGGCGAGTCGGATATTATCGAAGCGCTTGAAAAAGGTGCCGATGACTACTTGGCGAAGCCGGTCAATCGCGAAATCATGTTGGCGCGGATCAGGGCCTTGGTCAGGCGTCACAGCGGTCGGCGTGATCACATAGAGGTCAGTGGTTTTACTCTGCAAAAGGAGAACAAGACCCTCACCTTGAACGGCGAGCCTGTGGAAATGACAGAGAAGGAATTTCAACTGGCGTGGATGCTGTTTACCAATATTGGCCGCCTGCTTTCCCGCGACCATCTGTTGGAAAGTATTTGGGGGTTTGGTCCGGGTCTCATGACCCGTACTGTGGATACTCATATCAGCCGCCTGCGGCGCAAACTGGGGCTGACACCTGAAAACGGTTGGCGTTTGAAGGCAGTCTATCACCAAGGTTATCGTCTCGAGAATCTGGAAGAGCACCAATAG
- a CDS encoding HugZ family pyridoxamine 5'-phosphate oxidase, producing MNTESSTEELLQDIGRIWSESYHGILSTHSLKYQGYPFGSLLPICRDTKGNLMLLISHLAQHTRNLENDPRCSLTIIEQGGGDVQQLTRLTCLAQAEAVNSTAAAERYFRFYPDTRRYQKELNFQFYRLAIKHFYYIGGFGSARWFDPSRIQLPIPFSTADEAELLYQLNSHNHDLLRQLLDSNGMPTGTAIEAVGCDPSGLDVRFAQELKRLQFKTSFGDKSAYLQHIDTTNRDSAFPST from the coding sequence ATGAATACCGAATCGTCAACGGAAGAGTTGTTGCAGGACATTGGGAGAATCTGGTCGGAAAGCTATCACGGCATACTGTCCACTCATTCACTAAAATATCAAGGTTACCCTTTCGGTTCTCTGTTACCCATTTGTCGTGATACAAAGGGCAACCTGATGTTGCTGATTTCTCACCTCGCACAACATACTAGAAACCTCGAGAATGACCCTCGCTGTTCTCTGACAATAATTGAACAGGGTGGTGGTGACGTACAGCAACTGACCCGCCTCACCTGTCTGGCACAGGCGGAAGCGGTTAACTCAACCGCAGCAGCAGAACGTTATTTTCGCTTCTACCCGGATACACGCCGCTATCAGAAAGAGCTCAATTTCCAATTTTACCGATTAGCCATAAAACACTTCTACTATATCGGCGGTTTCGGATCCGCCCGTTGGTTCGATCCGAGTCGAATACAGCTTCCGATCCCCTTTTCCACTGCGGATGAAGCGGAACTACTCTACCAGTTGAATTCCCACAACCACGATCTGCTAAGACAGCTGCTCGATAGCAATGGCATGCCAACCGGTACCGCCATTGAGGCGGTTGGTTGTGATCCTTCCGGTTTGGATGTTCGCTTCGCTCAAGAGTTGAAACGCCTCCAATTTAAAACCAGTTTTGGTGATAAATCGGCATACCTGCAGCATATCGATACAACAAACAGGGATTCCGCATTTCCCAGCACCTAG
- a CDS encoding mechanosensitive ion channel family protein, whose translation MDLTLETIVNTYVIPWGTKIIMALLVFIIGRWIAKMLTRALKGIMQKGDVDQMLISFLGNIAYAALLAVVVLAALEQLGVNTTSALAILGAAGLAVGLALKDSLASFAAGVMLIIFRPFKLGDFVEAGGTTGVVEEIRIFHTVLKSGDNREITMPNAQIYSGTIVNFSARETRRIDLVIGIGYDDDIKQARDLLQQILDADTTVLKDPAATIMLLELGESSVDFAVRPWVKSGDYWTTRAALLETIKTTFDKQGISIPYPQRDIHMIQEAAA comes from the coding sequence ATGGACCTCACGCTAGAGACTATTGTTAACACCTACGTAATTCCCTGGGGAACCAAGATCATAATGGCGCTGTTGGTGTTCATTATCGGTCGCTGGATTGCAAAGATGTTGACCCGTGCGCTGAAGGGGATCATGCAGAAAGGGGATGTTGACCAGATGCTGATCAGCTTCCTCGGCAATATCGCTTATGCAGCACTGTTGGCGGTTGTCGTACTGGCCGCACTGGAACAGCTTGGTGTCAATACGACATCCGCATTGGCCATCTTGGGTGCCGCAGGTTTGGCTGTTGGCTTGGCACTGAAAGACTCTCTGGCAAGCTTTGCGGCAGGGGTGATGCTGATTATCTTTCGCCCGTTTAAATTAGGTGATTTTGTCGAGGCAGGTGGTACGACCGGTGTGGTAGAGGAGATCCGTATATTCCATACGGTTCTCAAGAGCGGTGATAATCGCGAGATCACCATGCCAAATGCGCAAATCTACAGCGGCACAATCGTCAACTTCTCAGCCAGGGAGACCAGGCGAATCGATCTGGTAATCGGCATAGGTTACGACGATGACATCAAACAGGCACGTGATCTGCTGCAACAGATCCTCGATGCCGATACCACAGTGCTAAAGGATCCCGCGGCTACGATTATGTTGCTGGAATTGGGTGAGAGCAGTGTCGATTTTGCGGTTCGCCCCTGGGTTAAATCCGGGGACTACTGGACAACACGCGCGGCGCTACTTGAAACAATCAAGACAACGTTCGACAAGCAGGGTATCAGTATTCCCTACCCGCAAAGGGATATTCATATGATTCAAGAGGCGGCTGCCTAG
- a CDS encoding SUMF1/EgtB/PvdO family nonheme iron enzyme: MTSTTLLGQLDDLHAMQIDLLTSIPAEDCARRFHPQLASLNWYFGRGVYLELLWLREHLENDHDLSMRVEPLFASNELSLDQQCNQLPPVEHLINWASEIHSEHLRRLATPSALPDHPWLQHDRLAWYLLQEQAKLYEAMLTVLNQRSLQAQDQNYLCREALEPAAPHWETREISQGHYRIGARNDPRAYDNELPPQAVELSSFRIALTPVSNAQYLSFMQAAGYSTKSLWSDEGWQWLNLNGQQHPEYWRQDQTGGWYEVAINGNAHLPPDDPVSGISLYEAQAFCNWIDRAGGEFSGAVIQHEYQWELAVRTGVVSQTGRAWEWCSNGFHHYPSFQPFPDAIDSPHNGNENHYSLRGASLHTQPILRRASFRHWALPSDHHQFTGVRLVFPARHQWSS, encoded by the coding sequence ATGACCTCAACCACACTGCTTGGCCAACTCGACGACCTGCATGCAATGCAGATCGATCTGCTGACATCCATACCCGCTGAGGATTGCGCCAGACGCTTTCACCCCCAACTCGCCTCCCTGAACTGGTATTTCGGTCGCGGTGTCTACCTGGAACTCCTATGGCTCAGAGAGCACCTGGAAAACGATCACGACCTGTCCATGAGAGTAGAGCCACTCTTTGCCTCAAACGAGTTGTCCCTGGATCAACAATGTAACCAGTTGCCACCGGTTGAACACCTCATCAACTGGGCTTCAGAGATTCATAGTGAACATCTGCGCCGACTCGCCACGCCATCAGCCCTGCCTGACCATCCCTGGCTCCAACATGATCGACTCGCCTGGTACCTGCTGCAAGAGCAGGCAAAACTCTACGAGGCCATGTTGACAGTCTTAAACCAGCGATCACTGCAAGCACAGGATCAAAATTATCTTTGCAGGGAAGCGCTCGAGCCCGCGGCACCCCACTGGGAAACCAGAGAGATCTCCCAAGGCCACTATCGCATTGGCGCACGCAACGACCCGCGTGCGTACGATAACGAACTGCCGCCACAAGCCGTTGAACTGAGTAGTTTCCGCATCGCATTAACACCGGTCTCGAATGCACAATACCTCAGTTTCATGCAGGCAGCCGGTTACAGCACCAAATCTCTTTGGAGCGACGAAGGCTGGCAATGGCTGAATCTAAATGGACAGCAACACCCGGAGTATTGGCGGCAGGATCAAACCGGGGGCTGGTATGAAGTGGCCATAAATGGAAATGCCCATCTTCCTCCCGATGATCCGGTCAGCGGCATCTCCCTCTATGAGGCTCAAGCCTTCTGCAACTGGATAGACCGGGCTGGTGGTGAATTTTCAGGTGCCGTGATACAGCATGAGTATCAATGGGAGTTAGCAGTCCGCACAGGTGTGGTGAGTCAGACAGGACGCGCTTGGGAGTGGTGCAGTAACGGATTCCACCACTATCCCTCATTCCAACCCTTTCCGGACGCCATTGACTCACCCCACAACGGGAATGAAAATCACTATTCCCTGCGCGGTGCCAGTCTGCACACACAACCCATACTGCGACGCGCCAGTTTCCGCCATTGGGCCCTGCCGTCTGACCACCATCAGTTCACCGGGGTACGGCTGGTCTTTCCAGCACGCCATCAATGGAGTTCCTAG
- a CDS encoding MTH1187 family thiamine-binding protein, with protein sequence MSVVLEFSVFPLDRGVSVSEEVSQVIEMIHNSGVEYQLTAMGTLIETANLDDALAIVEKATQLIHSTGCKRVYAAVKIDSYPTREHGLRGKIRSIQDRLGDINLNPGIESEQ encoded by the coding sequence ATGTCTGTAGTATTGGAATTCAGTGTATTCCCGCTTGATAGGGGAGTCAGCGTCAGCGAGGAAGTGAGCCAGGTAATCGAGATGATCCACAATAGCGGCGTCGAATACCAACTGACAGCGATGGGCACATTGATCGAAACCGCAAATCTCGACGATGCCCTCGCGATTGTTGAAAAGGCAACACAGCTCATTCACAGCACTGGATGCAAACGCGTCTATGCCGCGGTAAAAATCGACAGCTACCCCACCAGAGAACATGGCTTGCGGGGAAAAATACGATCGATTCAGGATCGGTTAGGGGATATCAATCTCAATCCAGGTATTGAATCTGAACAGTAG
- a CDS encoding hydrolase — protein sequence MGINSITGPALQGIQKGFQGMRRVASEIASTQQTTQAKPTDLSRAMVELQQHANQTKAQVKTLKTANELIGTLIDERV from the coding sequence ATGGGTATTAATTCGATTACAGGACCGGCACTTCAGGGGATTCAAAAGGGATTCCAGGGGATGCGTCGCGTGGCTTCGGAGATCGCCAGCACCCAGCAGACCACTCAAGCCAAGCCGACAGATCTCTCCCGTGCGATGGTTGAACTACAGCAACATGCCAACCAGACCAAGGCACAGGTAAAGACCCTGAAAACCGCCAATGAGCTGATCGGTACACTGATTGATGAACGTGTATAG